The Astatotilapia calliptera chromosome 4, fAstCal1.2, whole genome shotgun sequence genome segment TGGAATGTCAGTGAAGGGcaattgtttcttttaaaggatTCATTTAATTATGGTGCTTCCACTGTGGAAAAAAGAATTGATCCATTTTTCAATTGATCAAAACTACAGAAGATCAACAGTTATTTGCTGAAACTTAATGTAGTTCTTAAGgtttaaatgattaaaagagGTCCATTTAACATCCCGTAATTGGCAGTTCAGTGGTGAAATCACGGTCAAAAATCACATGATTACTCACAAGTGAGATATCTGAACACTAGTCAGAAAGAAAGAATCCTCtacctcattttttttttatattaaatgaattaaatatattATGTTTTACTTCAtctcatgtcttttttttctctttttcattaacttgtgaagcactttggtcaactttgctgcttttaaatgtattaaaataaaaatgacactgaATTGACATTGACATATTTTGAATAAGAATGTCCAAATAGTCAATAAATTACTTTCTAAATGTGTCTACACTTTTCTTGTGACCTTCAGGGGAAACCCAGACAAGTGTGACATATGGGGGAACACGCCGCTCCACCTGGCAGCTGCCAATGGTCACCTCAACTGCCTTTTCTTCCTGGTATCTTTTGGTGCCAACATATGGTGCTTGGATAATGACTACCACACACCTTTGGACATGGCTGCCACGAAGAATCACATGGATTGTGTCCGCTACCTGGATTCCATCGCTGCCAAGCAGACAAGCCTTAATCCCAAGCTGGTCAGCAAGCTGAAGGATCGGGCATTTCGTGATGCTGAACAGCGAATCAAAGAATGCATGAAGATGCAGAAGAAGCACCACAAACGTATGGAGAGAAAGTTTTACAAGGAAGTTTCTGAGACGTCTGCATCAGATGTCATGAGTTTCTCCAGCTACACGAGCAGCTCTCTTAGCCACAAGCTGCTCAACTTAAACACAGCCACTGTCAGTGTGCCATATTCCCAGGTTTGTTGtttgtaattagtttttttgttttggattgTTGCCACCTAGAAAGAGCTTCTTCTCTTAATTGCAAAGCCTGAAAAGAGTAAGGATATAGAGTTCTCAACTCTatattttttcatgcttttccaGGCCTTTCCTTGCCACTGGCTTGAACTGCTGCTATACCTGTTTAGCCACAGACAAAATATGTTACACGTGAAAGACTATAAACTGTATGTAAAAGTTGGATGTAACCACCATGAAGTCTTCTGCTTTTTGATTCCTCATCGTGAGCATTTTGACTCCTGCCACGTTGGTGCTTTGTAGCCAGAAATGATTGTATATGAACAGGATAGTGTGCTAAAAAATATGTAGCAAGCTTGGTTAGCTGCCACTTTAAACTGGACAGGTACCTACTAATTGGTGACAAACTGATAAAATTCTAGAgtaccttgaaaaaaaaaaaagacaaacttctTGGTTCGTCTATACCGCCAAAATGTTGTCTTCAGATTTTTTCATGAAAAACCTTCAaaaagcagcaacaacacaggTGAAGAAAACCAGACAGCTAGCTAACCCACCTGTCTGTTAAGCTGCCACATCCCTAACTTTAAGTCTTAACAgtagatcaggggtgggcaactccaggcttcTAGGGTCgatgtccctgcaggttttagatgtgtccttgaaccaacacagctgatttaaatggctaaattagctcctcaacatctcctgcagttctccagaggcctggtaacgaactaatcatgtgattcaggtgttttGACCCAAGtagagatctaaaacctgcaggacaccggccctcgaggcctggaattgcccacccctgatctagaTGGATTACTTATGGATGGATTGGTGAAACTGTGCAAAAGTTCATGATAATCCATTCAAAGATGTCAAGACATATAAGTAAAATTAATGTATTGCTTTGGGGAAAGCTATCAGTAGTAAATACAATGACAGTGTATTTCAATTTGCATGGAAGCACATCCAATAATTCAAAACACATATACCAAGAAAGGATGGCAACAGTGTGAAAAATATCTACCATAAATAAATCTATTAAAATGTGTTACTACTAATGTAAGATAGACACAAAATTTAAGAATATTTGTCTCAAATTTGAAAAAGCTTTTAAGATGGAAGTCTTTCATTTCTGATGTGCGCCTCATTGCTGCATGCTTACTATCCTATTAGGCAACTCTCCATGCCACAAGCCGAGGGAAGACAAAGATCcagaagaagctggagaagaaaaaacaaggagATGGCACCTTTAAAATCTACGAAGATGGTAGGAAAAGTGTGCGCTCCCTCTCTGGACTTCAATTGGGTAATGATGTCATGTTTGTCAAACAAGGGACTTATGTCAACCCAAAGGATCGTGCCCGGCGCAATGTTCGCGACATGTTTCCCAGAGACAATGACGATGCCATTTCACGTGCCATGAGTGAGCCAGACCTCCATGGACCAGATGTGGACTATTCTGAGATCAGCACTGATTCTGGACACGATTCCCTGTTCAACCGACCCGGTCTTGGCACCATGGTGTTTAGGAGGAACTATGTGAGCGGAGGAATGTTTGACCTTAGAAGTCACGATGCAGCCAGTGTGGCCCGTTCAGGCAATAATGTGCGTTTACGCAGTCGATTGCAGCAATACCCAAGTCTAGATGAAGACAGCATTGGCAGTGCACGCAGCCTACAGGAGAGAAATGTTGAAGAACTGCCTTGGGAAGAAGTTGAACTAGggctggatgatgatgatgagcctGATACAAGCCCTTTGGAGGTCTTCCTCGCCACCCAGAGCATGAACGACTTTTTCTCCATCTTCAAAAGGGAGAAGATTGACCTTGCAGCGCTGTTACTGTGCTCCGATCATGACCTTAAGAGCATCCATATACCCTTAGGACCAAGGAAAAAGATCTTAGATGCCTGTAAGAGACGACGAGAGACTTTAGTTGAGCCTGACTACATCGAGGACACAGAATTGTGAGTGTtgagatttttttgtttcaattttagtttatttttttttaaaagggacaATGCAGTTTAACATAGTTCAGATATGAAACACTATGGAGCATGAAACTGATGTGCTGCACATATAGTGTAGAGCTATTGCTAATTTTTAACTCTATTTGTAGCTATTGCTATTGTTCTAGTACTTTAATAGATCAGCTACTGCATTAGTCTTGATGAATCTTAGATATTTCTTTTCCTCCCTAATGTTTGGTCTTTATTAGTGAAGCACATACCTAGTTGTGACTAAGGTCAGATGACTGCAAGTCAAAAACATCCCATCCTGAAAAAATGCTTGTCTGGTCTGCATTTTGCTATCATCACTAAAACTGAAGAGctggatataaaaaaaagtatagctGAAATAATCAAAATCAATCTTTTACGGTATTAGGTCACATgccaaaacacaaagacaaaactgtgtttctggactttttttgttgtcttaTTGTTATAGCTCTTGAAAGAATCTTtcattttacaaacattcattatttttctttctgttctacAGATAACGAAAGATGTGGTCACCCATCCTGCTGTGTGCTCATCCGGCCTTAAAGGTTAGTGGAGCATTGCAAAGTAAATGTCACATATGGGCTGGATGTTAAACCCAAAAGGACACTGTCATGATGAATATATCAAGCATGAGATAAATCCTTAACAGGATTCCTTTACTGTCTTTTTAGCTCAGGATGATCACTGAAAATATCTCTGTTTGGTTTATTGGAGTTCCCCGTGCTGCATGGTTTCACAAACTGAAAGACCCTTATCTGAGTGTAGCACTGTGCACATTGTATGCCGTTTGGCACAGTTAACAGAGAGATGATTGTGGGGTCTGTGTCCCCTGAACCTTTTAACCCCCTCGGGGTGAACCTGGACCTCATGTGCCTGCATTGCTTGTGCCTGTGCATTTGCTGAAAAGTGTATGTTGTTAGAAATACACTAGTGTGATTTCAGCTGTAACAGAATTTTTAATAACTATTTGTAACTGAAGTAACATTTActtgtatttgtatattttgtctCTGTATATGTTTACATACAGACAGCCACGTCAGGTCTAGAGTAGCCCACTGGTAGTGAAGGCCAATcctttgttgttattacacTTGTGATGTAAAATCTAATAccacagtatttttttaataagtgcATACTACACTGTAACATGTCTCTGTAGAATTAGACTAAAGTGGGATCATGAAATtgcgtttttgttgtttttgtttactctGAGTGCTTTATATTAATGTACCTTTGCTCAGTAGCACTTTAATGTTTACTATCTGAACTTTTGTAAACAAATGTAGGTTGAATTTACtcttattaaaaatgtttttaatgatgTAATTTGTTTAAAGGGTGTGTGCATGCACTACTTCTTCTTGCTATATAACATTTCATCTGAACTCAGAGTGACACTGATTGCAGAAAAAACCTCAGTTACATAATGCAGAGCATTAGCTCTAATGAGTGAGATTGAGTTCATGTGTGATATCATTTTTCTGGGAATGCCCATTCATTAGTGAGATAGCTTTGACTGATCACTAAACATCCTGCTTTAGTCATCTCCTGTTTACAGTTTGCATTTGAAGCTTCTTCTAAGataattgtgtgtgtctgtatttgaAAGACACACATAAGGTGTTTTCACAGCGGCAGTGCTTAATCCATGTAAATTGAATTCTGGTTCATTTTTCCATTTGGTGCTGTTCATATGTGCAGGTGTGAACACAGTAATCACACTCATTTGCAGACCAAAACAGAGACTGACACTGACCGCATCAAGGCCGCTTTGAAGAAGGTGGTTTCTGTATCGTTCCAAACAGACTCCAGAGCGGTTCATTTATGGTATGAATGTTATTCGACCTCAATATGAACCAGTTACCCAGTGTACATTACAAATTTGAGCTAAAAATCATCCAATAGCCACATATACTTTGTATTGTCAGTGCGGCAAAGTACTATAGAAGTGCTAAGATCTGTATGGGCTAGCAACTAGCCATGAGAAGAACATAAATTCTCCATGTTCTCCATTAGTCCAGAACATAGCAAATTGTTCTTGTATCTACTTTTGTTGCATCTGGACAATGGGTAAACTGAACAAACTGACACAATTTGATTTGCTTGGAGTTCACTtagatttttctctgtgtgaaaaaataaaccaaacaacaggaaaaagcTACAAGTTTACAAACACATGAACTGATTCTGACCAGAGTTAACGAAGTATAGGTGTGAAAACGCCATTGTTGTATCACCATAGTGATAGTACACGATTGCTGATCCCGAATATCATTGTTCCGTCTGTGCTACATGACAGGAAATGAGGAAGTTGTCTCAGTGGataaaactaattttaaaaatggctcAAATGTCATCTGTAAATGATATTGTTGTATGATAATATTAGTTTTActgaaatttaattaaattgtcAGTTTTGGAGTCTGTAATTGAGAACTAGGGAGGATGTTCAGTCCCTAGGCTCAAAAGCAGTCTCAAAGATCAGATGGGTCAAGTTTCGAAGAACAACACATGGCAACTCTTAGCGGTAATACAGTGGAGAGTTTGAAGGGCAATAAACACAATGTtaacatcaaaaacaaactgGAAGATTGCACAGTTGAGATGTCCAGCATGCTTCTGCTACAAGACATGGTATGTGATTCCTGCATTGACAGCCCGAGTAAAGCCCTAAAATTCTGCCTGACTTGCCCTATTCCCTACTGTGAGAGCCATCTCAGAGCAGGAAAAAGCCAAATTTCAAAACCATCACTTAGTGGATCCACTCCATGACATCTCATTTTGAGGTTCATAAGCTTCCTCTCAACTATTTCTTCCTGATGGAGGACTGATTCAATTGTCTGgactgtgagagagagagaagcacaaATTGAGGTCTCAAAGATACAACacaatataatttatttacagGGTAAAATGTTCCTAAAATTTTCTAAAAAAGGAGTAAAAATCATTTGGAATACAATGGTTTTGCAATCTTTTACTTACAATCTGGGGCTCACTTAGTCAGTAGATGTAGCATGTgttattttttgtgctttttgtttgtagACTGAGCACCAAAGGAACTGAGGGAGATTAGTGAGAGTGCCTCAGGAGTTGATAAGGCAGTTGAAACACCGCAGAGCATTGACTGcatgatttattcattcatcTAGTTGCATTATGAttttgtccagtttccttcaGGTTTGTGTTATCATTGAACAGTAGTTTCCTAGGCTGCAGAGAGCTGTGGAGAAGGCCAGAAAAGGGACAGTGGAAGTGCCTTAAGGAGAACAAAAAACAGGCCCATATACAGACTGAAGGCATTCAAGCACACCTGGGGCAAAAGAGAGCATAGGTGATGAGAACATTGACTGAAATAAACAAAGTGTCCAGGAGAAAGTCTGATATTGACTTCCCACAGGTAGAAAACATATGAAACATTCAGGTTATTGTATTATAAGTAGAGGAATTACATATAGTCAAGTGGGTGTGAAACCTTTTTGGCATCACAGCCTATTGTAATAGTGTGGCAttttaagacaaagactttattTTGGAAACGAATGTGTTGACAGTATACAAAGAACAGGAATTTCAACTTTTGGGATATTTATACAGAAGAAGTACaatgtttcttttgatgttggttttttttgataAACCAAAGAAATTTCACATCATGGCATTTTTCAACAATGACAGAAGTGTGGAGGGAAAAACCTGCAGAACCGCACATAGGTCAGCAATCTACCTTAACTAACTATGGTGAGGcaaaagcaaagagagaaaaaaagcaatgaCAATAAACAATGCATCGGTTACCTGATatatgtttcttttgtttgtgtacACGTGTCTTCTGCTTGCCCTCTTCTCTCTATGTAAGCTGCGGGTTTCTCTGATTCCAGACCTGCATGCAAGTCATAATTCTTACATGGTTTGTTGCCTCTCTTTGATCTTTTCTCTTTACTAGCCCATCACCTAAAGCAGTCAAAGCAGAAGGTGACCCTCCTGACCCTGGTTTGTACAGAGGATTCTTCTGTATAagggtttttggtttgttttttgttcccaCTGCCACTCACAATCAAAttgctattttctttttatgaaaataACAATTTCCATAAAGGTcttaccttgcaatataaagtcCTTTCATATtcaaatataattaaattaaattaaattggcTTGTTTACAAGGGTACTCAGAGTGGAAAAAAGGAATGACCGCTGTATGTCTACCTAATGTGAACATGAACTGCATGGATCATCGAATCTTTTTACACCCAAATAGTAACAGATATTACACAGGAACTGTAcaacctgattttttttccctatttttttcctcctgcagtGGAAAGCTGAGCATGATTTGCAAAAGTGGTGAGTTTCACTCACAACATGGGTTTTGTTCCACACGTCATATTTGGTTATTTGAGCCTCGGTGAAAGTCAAGATATAAACCAATCCTGGTAATAACAGTCGTTTTCAAGGTGGTTCCACGCCTAATACTGGAAAAGGCCTCATACGAATTGTTACagcgtgttttttgttttgtttttgtattttttttgggggggggggttacattCATGA includes the following:
- the ush1ga gene encoding Usher syndrome type-1G protein homolog isoform X2, whose product is MNDRYHKAARDGYLDLLKEATRKDLNAPDEDGMTPTLWAAYHGNLEALRLIVSRGGNPDKCDIWGNTPLHLAAANGHLNCLFFLVSFGANIWCLDNDYHTPLDMAATKNHMDCVRYLDSIAAKQTSLNPKLVSKLKDRAFRDAEQRIKECMKMQKKHHKRMERKFYKEVSETSASDVMSFSSYTSSSLSHKLLNLNTATVSVPYSQATLHATSRGKTKIQKKLEKKKQGDGTFKIYEDGRKSVRSLSGLQLGNDVMFVKQGTYVNPKDRARRNVRDMFPRDNDDAISRAMSEPDLHGPDVDYSEISTDSGHDSLFNRPGLGTMVFRRNYVSGGMFDLRSHDAASVARSGNNVRLRSRLQQYPSLDEDSIGSARSLQERNVEELPWEEVELGLDDDDEPDTSPLEVFLATQSMNDFFSIFKREKIDLAALLLCSDHDLKSIHIPLGPRKKILDACKRRRETLVEPDYIEDTEL
- the ush1ga gene encoding Usher syndrome type-1G protein homolog isoform X3, which codes for MASLSAHRGNPDKCDIWGNTPLHLAAANGHLNCLFFLVSFGANIWCLDNDYHTPLDMAATKNHMDCVRYLDSIAAKQTSLNPKLVSKLKDRAFRDAEQRIKECMKMQKKHHKRMERKFYKEVSETSASDVMSFSSYTSSSLSHKLLNLNTATVSVPYSQATLHATSRGKTKIQKKLEKKKQGDGTFKIYEDGRKSVRSLSGLQLGNDVMFVKQGTYVNPKDRARRNVRDMFPRDNDDAISRAMSEPDLHGPDVDYSEISTDSGHDSLFNRPGLGTMVFRRNYVSGGMFDLRSHDAASVARSGNNVRLRSRLQQYPSLDEDSIGSARSLQERNVEELPWEEVELGLDDDDEPDTSPLEVFLATQSMNDFFSIFKREKIDLAALLLCSDHDLKSIHIPLGPRKKILDACKRRRETLVEPDYIEDTEL
- the ush1ga gene encoding Usher syndrome type-1G protein homolog isoform X1 — translated: MNDRYHKAARDGYLDLLKEATRKDLNAPDEDGMTPTLWAAYHGNLEALRLIVSRGGNPDKCDIWGNTPLHLAAANGHLNCLFFLVSFGANIWCLDNDYHTPLDMAATKNHMDCVRYLDSIAAKQTSLNPKLVSKLKDRAFRDAEQRIKECMKMQKKHHKRMERKFYKEVSETSASDVMSFSSYTSSSLSHKLLNLNTATVSVPYSQATLHATSRGKTKIQKKLEKKKQGDGTFKIYEDGRKSVRSLSGLQLGNDVMFVKQGTYVNPKDRARRNVRDMFPRDNDDAISRAMSEPDLHGPDVDYSEISTDSGHDSLFNRPGLGTMVFRRNYVSGGMFDLRSHDAASVARSGNNVRLRSRLQQYPSLDEDSIGSARSLQERNVEELPWEEVELGLDDDDEPDTSPLEVFLATQSMNDFFSIFKREKIDLAALLLCSDHDLKSIHIPLGPRKKILDACKRRRETLVEPDYIEDTEL